The Triticum dicoccoides isolate Atlit2015 ecotype Zavitan chromosome 6A, WEW_v2.0, whole genome shotgun sequence genome has a window encoding:
- the LOC119317856 gene encoding transcription factor TCP14-like, translating to MDIAGDAGGGRRPNFPLQLLEKKEEQPCSSSAAGGTSGGGGNGAAAGGAAGGEMQVRKAVPKRTSTKDRHTKVEGRGRRIRMPALCAARVFQLTRELGHKTDGETIEWLLQQAEPAVIAATGTGTIPANFTSLNISLRSSGSSLSIPAHLRGALPSPGVRFGSRADAWDRVVGLGYPPEGPASSSSTPSPLLLNFHSGSVGLDVQPSPSAAAAAAAADLSRKRRWEQEMQQQQQQQHHQQQQQQQYQQQMAGYTQSQMPGTVWMVPSNYSQGSGAPSGGGNGGGGGGSGESIWTFPQVGSAGAAAAVYRGSVPSGLHFMNFPTPMALLPGQQLGLGPVGGSGGGAGGTEGQMGILAALNAYRTQAAEAAAGQGGGGGGGSSSQQQHGGGGGGGERHESMSTSES from the coding sequence ATGGACATCGCCGGAGACGCCGGAGGCGGCCGGAGGCCCAACTTCCCCTTGCAGCTCCTCGAGAAGAAGGAGGAGCAACCGTGCTCCAGCTCGGCTGCGGGGGGCACCTCGGGGGGCGGCGGGAATGGAGCAGCCGCTGGCGGTGCCGCCGGAGGGGAGATGCAGGTGCGGAAGGCGGTGCCCAAGCGGACGTCGACCAAGGACCGGCACACCAAGGTGGAGGGCCGGGGACGGCGCATCCGGATGCCGGCGCTGTGCGCTGCGAGGGTGTTCCAGCTGACCCGGGAGCTGGGGCACAAGACGGACGGCGAGACCATCGAGTGGCTGCTGCAGCAGGCGGAGCCGGCGGTGATCGCGGCCACCGGCACCGGCACCATCCCGGCCAACTTCACCTCCCTCAACATCTCCCTCCGCTCATCTGGCTCCTCGCTCTCCATCCCGGCCCACCTCCGCGGGGCCTTGCCGAGCCCCGGCGTAAGGTTCGGCTCCCGTGCCGACGCGTGGGACCGGGTTGTCGGACTCGGGTACCCGCCCGAAGGCCCCGCCTCGTCTTCGTCGACGCCGTCGCCGCTGTTGCTCAACTTCCACTCGGGTAGCGTCGGTCTTGACGTGCAGCCATCGCCgtcagccgctgccgctgccgcagcCGCCGACCTTTCGAGGAAGCGGCGATGGGAGCAAGAaatgcagcagcaacaacaacaacaacatcatcagcagcagcagcagcaacagtaccAGCAGCAGATGGCGGGGTACACGCAGAGCCAAATGCCGGGCACCGTCTGGATGGTGCCAAGCAACTACTCGCAGGGCAGCGGGGCGCCTTccggcggcggcaacggcggcggtggaggaggaagTGGTGAGTCGATCTGGACTTTCCCGCAGGTGGGCAGCGCCGGCGCCGCGGCTGCCGTGTATCGTGGGAGCGTGCCAAGCGGGCTACATTTCATGAACTTCCCTACACCGATGGCGCTGCTACCCGGCCAGCAGCTGGGGCTCGGCccagtgggaggcagcggcggtggCGCAGGCGGGACTGAGGGGCAGATGGGGATCCTCGCCGCGCTGAACGCGTACCGGACACAGGCGGCGGAAGCAGCGGCGGGCcaaggaggcggcggtggaggaggatcGTCTAGCCAGCAGCAAcacggaggtggtggcggcggcggcgagcggcatgAGAGCATGAGCACCAGCGAGTCGTAG